One region of candidate division WOR-3 bacterium genomic DNA includes:
- a CDS encoding lamin tail domain-containing protein yields MVALLLALVATSRVVITEVMANPSGSTGAHAPEDRNEFVELYNPTQEAVDLMGWILDDLDGSLDRLIAWQDSSILGANPTAIINYTWLGPGKYAVVLDSEYTDPVPVGGYEQPYRFGDSCLILTTANTTIGNGLATTDPLVLASPYGDTSTFGTPATPNDNFPANPGDGFSWERIDQVGPDIISNWATCSDGCTPGRPNLASTVPNLSVSELRLAEPESLRPGQSFRGSVLIANVGFIPTQNWFLDVFLDRNGNSARDPSEECWHTNGWPLLPGEDSVVEFTLTGPRTTTDLWARITCEGDRDTVNNRLRLTLNPSGAGRLLSLATSSFSPDQDGYEDSLEVVYRLPRSGGKLRIVIFDLAGRVCRELLDVKTETEQGLVVWDGRNASGRIAAGGIYAVWLSYHLPDGDWVEKMPVVLER; encoded by the coding sequence GTGGTTGCCCTGCTGCTTGCACTTGTCGCTACAAGTCGAGTCGTTATCACCGAAGTAATGGCCAATCCCTCGGGTAGCACCGGTGCACACGCGCCCGAGGACCGAAACGAGTTTGTGGAACTGTACAACCCCACTCAGGAAGCGGTTGACCTCATGGGCTGGATTCTTGACGACCTCGATGGTTCGCTCGACCGGCTAATTGCGTGGCAGGATTCGTCAATCCTTGGTGCGAACCCGACCGCAATCATCAACTACACCTGGCTCGGGCCTGGCAAGTATGCGGTGGTGTTGGACTCAGAATATACCGACCCGGTGCCAGTCGGTGGGTATGAGCAGCCGTACCGATTTGGTGACTCGTGCCTGATTCTCACTACAGCCAATACTACAATCGGCAACGGTCTAGCCACTACCGATCCCTTAGTACTTGCATCGCCATATGGTGACACAAGTACGTTCGGCACGCCGGCAACCCCGAATGACAATTTTCCGGCCAACCCCGGGGATGGTTTTTCGTGGGAGCGGATTGATCAAGTCGGGCCGGACATCATATCGAACTGGGCCACCTGTTCTGATGGATGCACACCCGGCAGGCCGAACTTGGCGAGCACTGTGCCAAATCTTTCGGTGTCAGAGCTCAGATTAGCTGAGCCGGAGAGTCTGAGGCCGGGTCAGTCGTTTCGGGGTTCGGTCCTGATTGCAAACGTCGGGTTCATTCCAACCCAGAATTGGTTTCTGGATGTATTCCTTGACCGCAACGGAAACTCGGCCCGCGACCCGTCAGAGGAATGCTGGCATACTAACGGATGGCCGCTGCTGCCTGGTGAGGATTCGGTTGTTGAGTTTACGCTTACCGGGCCTAGGACTACAACCGACCTCTGGGCGCGGATTACCTGCGAAGGAGACAGGGATACGGTCAACAATCGGTTGCGCTTGACACTCAATCCATCTGGGGCTGGTCGTCTCTTGAGTTTGGCGACCTCGAGCTTTAGCCCTGATCAGGACGGGTACGAGGACAGCCTTGAAGTCGTATATCGGCTGCCGAGGTCCGGTGGCAAACTGAGAATCGTGATATTCGACCTAGCTGGCCGCGTATGCCGAGAACTGCTTGACGTTAAAACCGAGACTGAGCAGGGCCTGGTCGTGTGGGACGGCCGGAACGCATCAGGCCGGATTGCAGCGGGTGGCATCTACGCCGTGTGGCTGTCATACCATCTGCCGGATGGTGACTGGGTGGAGAAAATGCCAGTGGTACTGGAGCGCTAG